The following coding sequences lie in one Glycine max cultivar Williams 82 chromosome 19, Glycine_max_v4.0, whole genome shotgun sequence genomic window:
- the LOC100791266 gene encoding WUSCHEL-related homeobox 11 isoform X1, with protein sequence MEDQGQQQQQQEAKSPRQGTERSEAVRSRWTPKPEQILILESIFNSGMVNPPKDETVRIRRLLEKFGAVGDANVFYWFQNRRSRSRRRQRQMMQQAAAAAAATTIDHPQAQAQTLVGGAIPLDHTTQGNLVVASSATSTMGFGCSSSPSYAFLGSSSSSCGGGVIGGHQQGMEGFFSVSSQMGFPDHHTSPASSAFYPPLDPNLTYQAGYGGTNISGFITVFLNGIATELPKGPIDLKTVFGEDVMLVHSSGVPVPTNEFGFLMQNLRHGESYFLVSKPT encoded by the exons ATGGAAGATCAGGgtcagcagcagcaacaacaggaGGCAAAGAGTCCAAGGCAAGGCACCGAGAGGAGTGAAGCGGTTCGGTCAAGGTGGACTCCAAAGCCAGAACAAATCCTCATTCTCGAGTCCATCTTCAACAGTGGCATGGTGAACCCTCCCAAGGACGAAACCGTCAGAATAAGGAGGCTTCTCGAGAAATTCGGCGCCGTTGGCGACGCCAACGTCTTCTACTGGTTCCAAAACCGCCGCTCGAGATCCCGCCGCCGCCAGCGCCAGATGATGCAGCAGGCTgctgccgccgccgccgccaccaCCATTGACCACCCTCAGGCTCAGGCTCAGACTCTTGTTGGTGGTGCAATTCCACTTGATCACACCACTCAAGGAAACCTTGTTGTTGCAAGTAGTGCTACTTCAACCATGGGGTTTGGTtgttcttcttctccatcttaCGCTTTCCTTGGTTCCTCTTCTTCATCTTGTGGTGGTGGTGTAATTGGTGGCCATCAACAAGGCATGGAGGGTTTCTTCTCAGTTTCTTCTCAAATGGGTTTCCCTGATCACCACACTTCACCTGCATCATCAGCTTTCTACCCTCCTCTTGATCCAAATTTGACGTACCAGGCTG GATATGGGGGCACTAATATTTCGGGATTCATCACAGTGTTTCTCAATGGGATTGCAACAGAACTTCCAAAGGGGCCAATAGACCTCAAAACCGTGTTCGGAGAAGATGTAATGTTAGTTCATTCCTCTGGAGTGCCAGTTCCCACCAATGAATTTGGGTTCTTGATGCAGAACCTTCGGCATGGCGAAAGCTACTTTCTG GTATCAAAGCCAACATAA
- the LOC100791266 gene encoding WUSCHEL-related homeobox 11 isoform X2 — protein MEDQGQQQQQQEAKSPRQGTERSEAVRSRWTPKPEQILILESIFNSGMVNPPKDETVRIRRLLEKFGAVGDANVFYWFQNRRSRSRRRQRQMMQQAAAAAAATTIDHPQAQAQTLVGGAIPLDHTTQGNLVVASSATSTMGFGCSSSPSYAFLGSSSSSCGGGVIGGHQQGMEGFFSVSSQMGFPDHHTSPASSAFYPPLDPNLTYQAVFLNGIATELPKGPIDLKTVFGEDVMLVHSSGVPVPTNEFGFLMQNLRHGESYFLVSKPT, from the exons ATGGAAGATCAGGgtcagcagcagcaacaacaggaGGCAAAGAGTCCAAGGCAAGGCACCGAGAGGAGTGAAGCGGTTCGGTCAAGGTGGACTCCAAAGCCAGAACAAATCCTCATTCTCGAGTCCATCTTCAACAGTGGCATGGTGAACCCTCCCAAGGACGAAACCGTCAGAATAAGGAGGCTTCTCGAGAAATTCGGCGCCGTTGGCGACGCCAACGTCTTCTACTGGTTCCAAAACCGCCGCTCGAGATCCCGCCGCCGCCAGCGCCAGATGATGCAGCAGGCTgctgccgccgccgccgccaccaCCATTGACCACCCTCAGGCTCAGGCTCAGACTCTTGTTGGTGGTGCAATTCCACTTGATCACACCACTCAAGGAAACCTTGTTGTTGCAAGTAGTGCTACTTCAACCATGGGGTTTGGTtgttcttcttctccatcttaCGCTTTCCTTGGTTCCTCTTCTTCATCTTGTGGTGGTGGTGTAATTGGTGGCCATCAACAAGGCATGGAGGGTTTCTTCTCAGTTTCTTCTCAAATGGGTTTCCCTGATCACCACACTTCACCTGCATCATCAGCTTTCTACCCTCCTCTTGATCCAAATTTGACGTACCAGGCTG TGTTTCTCAATGGGATTGCAACAGAACTTCCAAAGGGGCCAATAGACCTCAAAACCGTGTTCGGAGAAGATGTAATGTTAGTTCATTCCTCTGGAGTGCCAGTTCCCACCAATGAATTTGGGTTCTTGATGCAGAACCTTCGGCATGGCGAAAGCTACTTTCTG GTATCAAAGCCAACATAA